The following are encoded in a window of Campylobacterota bacterium genomic DNA:
- a CDS encoding NUDIX domain-containing protein → MTHHNQNIAVGVAVFIVKDGKVLLGKRLNSHGHETWSPPGGHLENRETIEDCARREVKEETGLEIKNIRLGTYTNNIFPDENRHSITLYVTADYISGTEKIMEPDKCEEWRWVAWKPDDFPQPLFFPIQELLKQNYSPIR, encoded by the coding sequence ATGACTCACCATAACCAAAATATCGCCGTTGGCGTTGCCGTATTTATCGTAAAAGACGGCAAGGTACTGCTTGGCAAGCGCCTGAATTCTCATGGTCATGAAACATGGTCTCCCCCTGGCGGTCATTTAGAAAATCGTGAAACAATTGAAGACTGTGCTCGTCGAGAAGTAAAAGAAGAAACGGGTCTAGAAATCAAAAACATCCGTCTGGGAACATATACCAATAATATCTTCCCAGACGAAAACAGACACTCAATAACACTCTACGTTACTGCCGATTATATTTCCGGAACCGAAAAAATTATGGAACCCGACAAATGTGAAGAGTGGCGTTGGGTTGCATGGAAACCTGATGATTTTCCACAACCACTTTTTTTCCCCATCCAAGAACTGCTCAAACAAAACTATAGTCCCATCCGCTAA
- the metG gene encoding methionine--tRNA ligase codes for MKKNKFYITTPIYYVNSKPHLGTLYSTLLADVAARWHKLKTEDVFFLTGTDEHGQKIQEKAEEVGMDPKAFCDSMIPGFEKVWKQYGIEYNKFIRTTDEYHEKAVVNWIKQLHKQGDIYKSTYTGLYCVPCENFIVASHDSEQNEEGKSVCPIHKRVLDEIAEESYFFRLSAYQDQLLEFYEKNPNFITPQERMQEVLSFVKSGLKDLSISRKSVSWGIPFPGDSEHTVYVWGDALNNYITAIGYGQSDKKSKESFEHWWPADVHVMAKDIVRFHAVYWPAFLMAAGVPLPKKLLVHGFILMGQDKMSKSRGGMVDPGQLAEWCGVEPVRYYLMRQMPISHDGQFTLKELEERISGDLANNLGNLLNRTLVLARNNKMNEIVAPEVFEPEAAALRKKCKEMVSFYSEEMDKYHYHIALAQMWKFISEVNAFFHAQEPWKLAKENKELFVEIISAVCHSLYTVGSLLWPVMPNKMEELLAALGHTFDIGSNYEAQARANEWKMTFTLQKMDSPLFTRPEIPELAQDKQEDKKTSKEKEVKKVETPDQITIHDFIKVKMIVGTIKACEPVKGSDKLYKLQVDLGKHGMRQIFSGIAKDFTPEQLIGKQGTVVANLAPRKMMGEESQGMMLFAKNEDGSLRLLTVGEAASDGSLVS; via the coding sequence ATGAAAAAGAATAAATTTTACATTACAACACCAATTTACTACGTTAACTCAAAACCGCACCTCGGTACGTTGTATTCGACATTGCTTGCAGATGTTGCAGCACGCTGGCACAAGCTAAAAACAGAAGATGTTTTTTTCTTGACCGGAACCGACGAGCACGGCCAAAAAATTCAGGAGAAAGCTGAAGAAGTGGGCATGGATCCCAAAGCTTTTTGTGATTCGATGATTCCTGGATTTGAGAAGGTATGGAAACAATATGGTATCGAATACAACAAGTTCATTAGAACGACTGACGAGTACCACGAGAAAGCCGTTGTTAACTGGATAAAACAGTTACACAAGCAGGGTGATATCTATAAATCAACGTATACAGGGCTTTACTGTGTGCCATGTGAAAACTTCATTGTTGCCTCGCACGATTCAGAACAGAATGAAGAAGGTAAGTCAGTTTGTCCAATTCACAAACGAGTGCTTGATGAAATTGCAGAAGAAAGTTACTTTTTTAGACTTTCAGCTTATCAAGACCAGTTACTTGAATTTTATGAAAAAAACCCAAACTTCATTACGCCGCAAGAGCGTATGCAAGAAGTTCTTTCGTTTGTAAAATCAGGCTTGAAAGATTTGAGCATTTCGCGAAAGAGTGTAAGTTGGGGAATTCCATTTCCTGGTGACTCTGAACACACGGTATATGTATGGGGTGACGCTCTCAATAACTATATTACCGCCATTGGGTATGGCCAAAGTGATAAAAAGAGCAAAGAAAGCTTTGAGCACTGGTGGCCTGCCGACGTACACGTAATGGCAAAAGATATTGTTAGGTTTCATGCGGTTTACTGGCCAGCATTTTTGATGGCAGCCGGTGTGCCATTACCAAAAAAACTGCTTGTACACGGTTTTATTTTGATGGGGCAGGACAAAATGTCCAAGTCTCGCGGCGGTATGGTTGACCCTGGGCAGCTTGCCGAGTGGTGTGGTGTAGAGCCTGTTCGTTACTACCTCATGCGTCAAATGCCAATTTCTCACGATGGTCAATTTACACTGAAAGAACTTGAAGAACGTATTTCTGGTGATCTTGCAAATAACTTGGGTAACTTGCTTAACAGAACGCTTGTACTTGCTCGAAACAACAAGATGAACGAAATTGTTGCTCCTGAAGTGTTTGAACCAGAAGCTGCTGCATTACGTAAAAAGTGCAAAGAGATGGTGAGTTTTTACAGCGAAGAAATGGATAAATATCATTATCATATTGCACTTGCTCAAATGTGGAAATTCATCTCTGAGGTTAATGCATTCTTTCATGCTCAGGAGCCGTGGAAATTAGCTAAAGAAAATAAAGAACTTTTTGTTGAGATTATTTCTGCAGTGTGTCACAGTTTGTATACCGTTGGATCATTGCTTTGGCCTGTTATGCCAAATAAAATGGAAGAGTTACTTGCAGCTCTAGGTCATACATTTGATATTGGTAGTAATTATGAAGCACAAGCTCGTGCCAACGAGTGGAAAATGACCTTTACCTTGCAAAAAATGGATAGTCCTCTTTTCACAAGACCTGAAATTCCCGAGCTGGCTCAGGATAAGCAAGAAGACAAAAAAACATCTAAAGAAAAAGAAGTGAAGAAGGTTGAAACGCCTGATCAGATTACCATTCACGACTTTATCAAAGTTAAGATGATTGTAGGTACTATTAAAGCTTGTGAACCTGTTAAGGGTTCAGACAAGCTTTACAAGCTTCAAGTTGACTTGGGAAAACATGGTATGCGTCAGATATTTTCTGGCATTGCAAAAGACTTTACCCCAGAACAGCTTATCGGAAAGCAGGGTACGGTCGTTGCAAACCTTGCACCGCGTAAAATGATGGGTGAAGAGTCTCAGGGTATGATGCTTTTTGCCAAAAACGAAGACGGATCGCTTCGATTACTAACCGTGGGTGAAGCAGCTTCTGACGGTTCTCTTGTTAGTTAA
- a CDS encoding methyltransferase domain-containing protein, giving the protein MKKIAVIFLPLVFLLLPHNSVRGQEWCGDMYHPNSLRQHARSLKILEGVDLSRFKRVLDVGCGTGRTIAHIAQCIGQGSALGVDLCSSMIEFARQEHASIKNLIFEVCSAEELSFDSEFDLVVSFAVFHWIQDQQKALHAVYKSLMPGGDLVVRTSGMVDPAHPIRKAFCEVARSEKWKKQFPDANIFGAYFPREKSEFEIMLQVAGFSVIDVEQTLEQRVFESAQEFKEWISGWAGGFPVVALLSAKDLDRYLTDVVQRFEDLTKREDGKLEYFMPLIIAKAKK; this is encoded by the coding sequence ATGAAAAAAATAGCTGTTATCTTTTTGCCGTTGGTCTTTTTGTTGTTACCTCACAATTCTGTTCGAGGGCAAGAATGGTGTGGTGATATGTATCATCCTAACTCATTACGTCAGCATGCTCGGTCACTTAAAATTCTCGAGGGTGTTGATTTGTCCAGGTTTAAAAGAGTACTTGATGTTGGCTGTGGAACTGGTAGGACGATTGCCCATATTGCCCAATGCATTGGGCAGGGCTCAGCGCTAGGGGTTGATTTATGCTCGTCAATGATTGAGTTTGCCCGTCAAGAACATGCAAGTATTAAAAATCTTATATTTGAAGTATGTAGTGCAGAAGAGCTTTCTTTTGATAGTGAGTTTGACTTGGTCGTTTCGTTTGCGGTATTTCATTGGATCCAAGATCAACAGAAAGCATTACATGCAGTGTATAAAAGTCTTATGCCTGGAGGAGATCTAGTAGTACGTACATCGGGAATGGTTGACCCTGCTCACCCTATACGAAAAGCTTTTTGCGAAGTTGCACGGTCTGAAAAATGGAAAAAGCAATTTCCTGATGCGAATATTTTTGGGGCTTATTTTCCTCGTGAAAAAAGTGAGTTTGAAATAATGCTTCAGGTGGCGGGGTTTAGTGTCATAGATGTTGAACAAACCTTGGAGCAAAGAGTATTTGAGTCTGCTCAAGAGTTTAAAGAGTGGATTAGTGGTTGGGCTGGAGGATTTCCCGTTGTTGCATTACTTTCTGCTAAAGATTTAGACAGGTATTTGACTGATGTCGTACAGCGTTTTGAAGATCTTACAAAAAGAGAAGATGGTAAGCTTGAATACTTTATGCCATTGATTATTGCTAAAGCTAAAAAATAG
- a CDS encoding methyltransferase domain-containing protein gives MKFFSGLLLSLVVFASVCGADPEYHYKNSDHQKKSAQDALQKLGDLSQYKNILEVECRSGKTVTWIAHQAPESFVVGIDRSKEYIDFCQAMHCAKNLAFVHAAIEKSCEVSAAEQFDLVFCHASLQYFPDHKAALQGMARNLKPGGLLQIKGACYYGDEHPLVKAFNVVKQSAEWKGVLAEFEPSKLANYINPERLNILLVEADCEVNECEQYVQEVPFDSLNDFAAWFKGFVGQAESFSKLPGAMRDALLAAIFIAYDEQLKALGIKKGDGSFVYTVPAVRITATKK, from the coding sequence ATGAAGTTCTTTAGTGGACTATTACTGAGTTTAGTAGTATTTGCGAGCGTTTGTGGTGCTGACCCGGAGTATCACTATAAAAATTCTGACCATCAAAAAAAAAGTGCACAGGATGCTTTGCAAAAACTGGGTGACTTAAGTCAGTATAAAAATATTCTTGAAGTTGAGTGTCGTTCAGGTAAGACCGTCACATGGATTGCACATCAAGCACCAGAAAGTTTTGTTGTAGGTATTGACCGATCGAAGGAATATATCGATTTTTGTCAAGCAATGCATTGTGCCAAAAATCTTGCCTTTGTTCATGCAGCTATTGAAAAATCTTGCGAAGTGAGTGCTGCAGAGCAATTTGACTTAGTGTTTTGTCATGCCTCACTCCAATATTTTCCAGATCATAAAGCAGCATTACAAGGAATGGCTCGAAACCTTAAGCCTGGTGGATTATTGCAGATTAAAGGGGCATGCTACTATGGCGATGAGCATCCCTTGGTCAAAGCATTTAATGTTGTTAAGCAATCTGCTGAGTGGAAGGGTGTGCTTGCTGAGTTTGAGCCTTCTAAGCTTGCTAACTATATTAATCCTGAAAGGCTTAATATACTCTTGGTAGAAGCTGATTGTGAAGTTAATGAGTGTGAACAATACGTTCAAGAAGTTCCTTTTGATTCGCTCAATGATTTTGCGGCTTGGTTTAAAGGGTTTGTTGGGCAGGCTGAGTCGTTTTCAAAGTTGCCAGGAGCGATGAGAGATGCTTTGTTGGCTGCAATTTTTATTGCATACGATGAGCAGCTCAAGGCTCTTGGGATTAAAAAAGGTGATGGATCATTTGTTTACACGGTTCCAGCCGTTCGGATTACCGCAACAAAGAAGTAA
- a CDS encoding methyltransferase domain-containing protein, translated as MRIIVALFSMVLLWGNAFAAEHQREMYRQVTAQKKLVASKQFLDALHSLGHDKFENLMEVGCDSGDLAVYAMQKFGASSIRALDKSKENIEEARKKCGNLEGYTFLSNSTEHDVSAATVDLVYSFGAWHWFADHRQALEVVAKALKPGGVFYMNASCYLGDDHPLVQSFNEVMQMECWQHLFSGKKARDLYNPVRQDEFVNLLDELGFKVESTQESVMSVPFPSVDAFKSFLSVILEKIELLTLIPLSDKISLLDDICNRLATKIKSDANGQILYEIPSLIVLAVKK; from the coding sequence GTGAGGATTATTGTTGCGTTATTTTCGATGGTGCTGCTTTGGGGTAATGCTTTTGCAGCTGAACATCAACGGGAAATGTATCGTCAGGTGACTGCTCAAAAAAAACTTGTAGCGAGTAAGCAGTTTTTGGACGCACTGCACAGCTTAGGGCATGATAAGTTCGAGAATCTTATGGAGGTTGGATGTGATTCGGGCGATCTTGCTGTATATGCTATGCAAAAGTTTGGGGCATCAAGTATTAGAGCATTGGATAAGTCAAAAGAAAATATTGAAGAAGCGAGAAAGAAATGTGGCAATCTAGAGGGTTATACCTTTCTTTCAAACTCAACTGAGCATGACGTTTCTGCTGCAACTGTTGATTTGGTATATTCATTTGGCGCATGGCATTGGTTTGCTGATCATAGGCAGGCATTGGAGGTAGTTGCAAAGGCTCTCAAGCCTGGCGGCGTGTTTTATATGAATGCTTCATGTTATTTGGGTGATGATCATCCACTTGTGCAGTCTTTTAATGAGGTCATGCAAATGGAGTGTTGGCAACATCTTTTTAGCGGCAAAAAGGCAAGAGATTTGTATAACCCAGTCAGACAAGATGAGTTTGTAAACTTGTTAGATGAATTAGGCTTTAAAGTTGAAAGTACTCAAGAAAGTGTTATGTCAGTTCCTTTTCCCTCTGTTGATGCTTTCAAATCGTTTTTGAGTGTTATTCTTGAAAAAATAGAATTACTGACTTTGATTCCGTTAAGCGATAAGATTTCTTTGCTTGATGATATTTGCAATCGCTTGGCAACGAAGATCAAGAGTGATGCGAATGGTCAAATACTTTATGAGATTCCATCGTTAATTGTTTTAGCGGTAAAGAAGTAG